From Pangasianodon hypophthalmus isolate fPanHyp1 chromosome 30, fPanHyp1.pri, whole genome shotgun sequence, a single genomic window includes:
- the pycr3 gene encoding pyrroline-5-carboxylate reductase 3 — protein MDELPQLKIGFIGAGNMAYGIAQGILRPGDVVASNVIVSAPSKNNFSRFQAMGVSVTHSNEEVIHRSRLVFLAVKPHLIPTVLSALSEHVTPQHIIVSVAAGVTLATLERLLPGGSCVMRLMPNLPCMLQEGALLLACGTGVKQEVASLLKGLLSPCGLVEVGPESWIDAHTGLSGSGVAFVYVFAEALAEGAVKMGMPSALALRFAAQTILGAGHLLRDGEKHPAQLKAEVCTPGGTTVYGLHALEKGGLRAAVMGAVEAATERARELGRS, from the exons ATGGATGAATTGCCTCAGCTGAAGATTGGCTTCATTGGAGCAGGAAACATGGCTTATGGAATAGCACAGGGCATCCTTAGACCTG GTGATGTTGTCGCGTCTAATGTGATTGTAAGTGCCCCGTCGAAAAACAACTTTTCCCGCTTCCAG GCAATGGGAGTTTCAGTCACGCACTCAAATGAGGAAGTTATTCATAGATCTCGTCTGGTCTTCCTGGCAGTCAAACCCCATCTGATCCCTACTGTCCTAAGTGCACTCTCAGAGCACGTCACCCCACAGCACATTATTGTCTCAGTGGCAGCTGGAGTCACTCTAGCAACACTTGAGCGG TTGTTGCCTGGAGGATCCTGTGTGATGCGTCTGATGCCGAATCTTCCGTGCATGCTCCAGGAAGGAGCGCTACTCCTGGCATGTGGAACAGGGGTCAAGCAGGAGGTGGCTTCTCTGCTGAAAGGTCTCCTCTCACCTTGTGGACTGGTGGAGGTTGGACCTGAGTCCTGGATCGATGCCCACACAGGCCTAAGTGGCAGCGGTGTGGCTTTT GTGTACGTGTTTGCTGAGGCCCTGGCTGAAGGAGCTGTTAAAATGGGAATGCCGAGTGCGCTGGCTCTGCGTTTTGCAGCTCAGACTATACTA GGTGCAGGTCATTTGTTGCGAGATGGTGAGAAGCATCCAGCACAGTTAAAGGCAGAAGTGTGTACTCCAGGCGGGACCACAGTGTATGGACTTCACGCACTGGAAAAAGGAGGGCTCAGAGCTGCCGTCATGGGGGCCGTGGAGGCAGCCacagaaagagcaagagaactCGGGCGCAGTTAA
- the LOC113529048 gene encoding GDP-L-fucose synthase isoform X1 yields MLVRRSGVQSVFQFIPKVFSGVEMEGDSGKMRVMVTGGSGLVGRAIEQVLKEEGGAREGEEWIFLSSKDANLMDIAETKAVFQKHRPTHVIHLAAMVGGLFKNMRENLSFWRNNIYINDNVLQTAHEFGVEKVVSCLSTCIFPDKTTYPIDETMIHNGPPHESNFGYSYAKRMIDVHNRAYYKQYGRRYTAVIPTNVFGPHDNFNIEDGHVLPGLIHKTYIAQKEGTPLQVWGSGRPRRQFIYSLDLARLFLWVLREYNEVEPIILSVGEEDEVSIKEAADAVVEALKFKGEVVYDTSKADGQFKKTASNAKLRKYLPDFTFTPFHKAIKETCDWFVANYDIARK; encoded by the exons atgttggtgaggaggtctggggttcagtcggtgttccagttcatcccaaaggtgttcagtggggttgag ATGGAGGGAGACTCTGGGAAGATGCGTGTGATGGTGACAGGTGGCAGTGGTCTGGTGGGCAGAGCCATAGAACAAGTGTtgaaagaagaaggaggagcaagagaaggagaagaatgGATCTTCCTTTCGTCCAAAGATGCCAACCTAAT GGATATAGCTGAGACAAAAGCTGTGTTCCAGAAACACCGCCCAACACACGTCATTCATCTGGCAGCCATGGTGGGTGGTCTCTTTAAAAACATGAGGGAGAACCTTAGCTTTtgg AGAAACAACATCTACATCAATGACAATGTGCTGCAGACAGCTCACGAGTTTGGGGTGGAAAAAGTTGTGTCTTGCCTGTCCACCTGCATCTTCCCAGACAAAACCACTTACCCCATTGACGAGACTATG ATTCACAATGGTCCTCCTCATGAATCTAACTTTGGTTATTCTTATGCTAAACGAATGATTGATGTCCACAACAG gGCATATTATAAACAGTATGGTCGACGGTACACTGCTGTTATCCCCACAAACGTGTTTGGTCCCCATGACAACTTCAACATAGAGGATGGCCATGTTCTCCCAGGACTTATACACAAGACCTACATAGCACAGA AGGAGGGGACACCCCTGCAGGTCTGGGGTTCTGGCCGTCCACGACgacagtttatttattcactcGATTTGGCGCGACTCTTTCTTTGGGTGCTCAGAGAATATAATGAGGTGGAGCCAATCATACTGTCAG TTGGAGAGGAGGATGAAGTGTCCATCAAGGAAGCTGCAGATGCAGTTGTTGAAGCTTTGAAATTCAAAGGGGAAGTGGTT TATGATACAAGTAAAGCTGATGGACAGTTCAAGAAAACAGCCAGCAACGCTAAACTCCGCAAGTACCTTCCTGACTTCACCTTCACTCCTTTCCACAAAG CCATCAAGGAGACCTGTGATTGGTTTGTGGCCAATTATGACATCGCTCGCAAATGA
- the LOC113529048 gene encoding GDP-L-fucose synthase isoform X2 — MEGDSGKMRVMVTGGSGLVGRAIEQVLKEEGGAREGEEWIFLSSKDANLMDIAETKAVFQKHRPTHVIHLAAMVGGLFKNMRENLSFWRNNIYINDNVLQTAHEFGVEKVVSCLSTCIFPDKTTYPIDETMIHNGPPHESNFGYSYAKRMIDVHNRAYYKQYGRRYTAVIPTNVFGPHDNFNIEDGHVLPGLIHKTYIAQKEGTPLQVWGSGRPRRQFIYSLDLARLFLWVLREYNEVEPIILSVGEEDEVSIKEAADAVVEALKFKGEVVYDTSKADGQFKKTASNAKLRKYLPDFTFTPFHKAIKETCDWFVANYDIARK; from the exons ATGGAGGGAGACTCTGGGAAGATGCGTGTGATGGTGACAGGTGGCAGTGGTCTGGTGGGCAGAGCCATAGAACAAGTGTtgaaagaagaaggaggagcaagagaaggagaagaatgGATCTTCCTTTCGTCCAAAGATGCCAACCTAAT GGATATAGCTGAGACAAAAGCTGTGTTCCAGAAACACCGCCCAACACACGTCATTCATCTGGCAGCCATGGTGGGTGGTCTCTTTAAAAACATGAGGGAGAACCTTAGCTTTtgg AGAAACAACATCTACATCAATGACAATGTGCTGCAGACAGCTCACGAGTTTGGGGTGGAAAAAGTTGTGTCTTGCCTGTCCACCTGCATCTTCCCAGACAAAACCACTTACCCCATTGACGAGACTATG ATTCACAATGGTCCTCCTCATGAATCTAACTTTGGTTATTCTTATGCTAAACGAATGATTGATGTCCACAACAG gGCATATTATAAACAGTATGGTCGACGGTACACTGCTGTTATCCCCACAAACGTGTTTGGTCCCCATGACAACTTCAACATAGAGGATGGCCATGTTCTCCCAGGACTTATACACAAGACCTACATAGCACAGA AGGAGGGGACACCCCTGCAGGTCTGGGGTTCTGGCCGTCCACGACgacagtttatttattcactcGATTTGGCGCGACTCTTTCTTTGGGTGCTCAGAGAATATAATGAGGTGGAGCCAATCATACTGTCAG TTGGAGAGGAGGATGAAGTGTCCATCAAGGAAGCTGCAGATGCAGTTGTTGAAGCTTTGAAATTCAAAGGGGAAGTGGTT TATGATACAAGTAAAGCTGATGGACAGTTCAAGAAAACAGCCAGCAACGCTAAACTCCGCAAGTACCTTCCTGACTTCACCTTCACTCCTTTCCACAAAG CCATCAAGGAGACCTGTGATTGGTTTGTGGCCAATTATGACATCGCTCGCAAATGA